In one Halorubrum sp. CBA1229 genomic region, the following are encoded:
- a CDS encoding SDR family oxidoreductase, translated as MAILVTGSSRGIGRAVAVELAERDIVVNYRSDEAAAAETADRIREAGGDAVTVRADVSESAAVDRLVERAVDAFDSLDAVVNNAGITRPNRLEETTDAEWESVIDTNLSGAFRVTRAAAPHLRESGGNVVFLSSVGGTLGTVDASYAASKAGLHGLTRALARELGPDGVQVNAVAPGPVETDLNDVILDYLEGIEFHGHENVDTHLPEYACEPADVADSVRYLIDNEYVHGEVLEVDGGMHL; from the coding sequence ATGGCGATACTGGTCACCGGAAGCAGTCGCGGCATCGGACGAGCGGTCGCGGTCGAGCTCGCGGAGCGCGACATCGTCGTCAACTACCGGTCGGACGAGGCCGCCGCGGCGGAGACGGCAGATCGGATCCGCGAGGCCGGCGGCGACGCCGTCACCGTGCGGGCCGACGTCTCTGAGTCCGCGGCGGTAGATCGGCTGGTCGAGCGGGCGGTCGACGCGTTCGACTCGCTTGACGCGGTCGTCAACAACGCCGGGATCACGCGGCCGAACCGACTGGAGGAGACGACCGACGCGGAGTGGGAGTCGGTGATCGACACCAACCTCTCGGGGGCGTTCCGCGTCACCCGCGCGGCGGCCCCGCACCTCCGGGAGAGCGGCGGCAACGTCGTCTTCCTCTCCAGCGTCGGTGGCACGCTCGGGACGGTCGACGCGAGCTACGCCGCGAGCAAGGCCGGGCTCCACGGGCTGACGCGCGCGCTCGCCCGAGAGCTCGGTCCGGACGGCGTGCAGGTCAACGCCGTCGCGCCCGGCCCCGTCGAGACCGACCTCAACGACGTCATCCTCGACTACCTCGAGGGGATCGAGTTTCACGGCCACGAGAACGTCGACACGCACCTCCCCGAGTACGCCTGCGAACCCGCGGACGTCGCCGACTCCGTCCGGTACCTGATCGACAACGAGTACGTCCACGGAGAGGTGCTCGAGGTCGACGGCGGGATGCACCTCTGA
- a CDS encoding ornithine cyclodeaminase family protein, which produces MTETLFLTSADVDDLAEPADYVAAVRDAYRQIGEGAPAEPRTKLYNRDPPGMLTTYAALLPETGAMGGYTYSAGFGAGDAWFMTPLFDAESGEPLAVLDGASMNPFKTGAAGATAVDALAREDATDVAVIGSGAQARGQLATTATVRDFEAVRVFSPTAEHREAFADEFDDRIEPDISAVPSASAAVAGADVVITATNASDPVVDDADVEPGTHVTSMGQYHPEKNELPPELVARSTYVPDIRERAAQDAGSFLAAVEAGLVGEDHVAADLGEVVAGGHPGRTSEEEITVFDSGGTGIETVAAAHMLYERASEKGRGQTIDFAPASEALTGR; this is translated from the coding sequence ATGACCGAGACGCTGTTTCTCACGAGCGCCGACGTCGACGACCTCGCCGAGCCGGCCGACTACGTCGCCGCCGTGCGCGACGCGTACCGCCAGATCGGCGAGGGCGCGCCCGCGGAACCGCGGACGAAGCTGTACAACCGCGACCCGCCGGGCATGCTGACGACCTACGCCGCGCTGCTGCCGGAGACGGGCGCGATGGGCGGCTACACCTACTCCGCGGGGTTCGGCGCGGGCGACGCGTGGTTCATGACCCCGCTGTTCGACGCCGAGTCGGGCGAGCCGCTCGCGGTGCTCGACGGCGCGTCGATGAACCCGTTTAAGACGGGCGCCGCGGGGGCGACCGCGGTCGACGCGCTCGCTCGCGAGGACGCAACGGATGTCGCCGTGATCGGGAGCGGCGCGCAGGCCCGCGGCCAGCTCGCGACGACCGCGACCGTGCGCGACTTCGAGGCCGTCCGGGTGTTCTCGCCGACGGCCGAGCACCGCGAGGCGTTCGCGGACGAGTTCGACGACCGGATCGAGCCCGACATCTCGGCGGTCCCGAGCGCGAGCGCGGCGGTCGCCGGCGCCGACGTGGTGATCACCGCGACGAACGCGAGCGACCCGGTCGTCGACGACGCGGACGTCGAGCCCGGCACCCACGTCACGTCGATGGGGCAGTACCACCCGGAGAAGAACGAGCTCCCGCCGGAGCTTGTCGCCCGGTCGACGTACGTCCCCGACATCCGCGAGCGGGCGGCGCAGGACGCGGGCTCGTTCCTCGCCGCGGTCGAGGCGGGGCTCGTCGGCGAGGACCACGTCGCGGCCGACCTCGGCGAGGTCGTCGCCGGCGGGCATCCCGGCCGGACGAGCGAGGAGGAAATCACGGTCTTCGACTCCGGCGGGACCGGGATCGAGACGGTCGCGGCCGCGCACATGCTTTACGAGCGAGCGAGCGAGAAAGGACGAGGGCAGACGATCGACTTCGCGCCCGCGAGCGAGGCGCTCACGGGGAGATAG
- a CDS encoding alpha/beta fold hydrolase encodes MTRRNPVNRAQRRLDRPPRERFATRALAFEVDGDTCRGTLYLPGGDAADPPVVVMAPGLGAERSFGYPAVAERFADAGYAAFLFDYREFGASDGDSQAVHPADQRADYAAAIDRVRRVDAVGRDLVLWGASLSAAHVLTLAAERRDVDAAIGAVPMLDGRAIARRRGAKYLARSGAAGLRDLIGHRFGRGRTVPIVGGTEELAAITEPGTKRKYLDLVDRDSTWRNETPARSLLRVANYRPVGRIDEIRAPTLLLAGTDDAIVDSEAVVDAGERLSRGTVVTMPADHFSPFGEDFEPAVGHQLSFLRDALDR; translated from the coding sequence GTGACCCGTCGGAACCCGGTGAACCGCGCGCAGCGGCGACTCGACCGGCCGCCTCGCGAGCGGTTTGCCACGCGGGCGCTCGCGTTCGAGGTCGACGGCGACACCTGTCGGGGGACACTCTACCTCCCGGGCGGCGACGCCGCCGATCCGCCGGTGGTCGTGATGGCGCCCGGCCTCGGCGCGGAGCGGAGCTTCGGCTATCCGGCCGTCGCGGAGCGGTTCGCCGACGCCGGCTACGCCGCGTTCCTGTTCGACTACCGCGAGTTCGGCGCCTCCGACGGCGACTCGCAGGCGGTCCACCCCGCGGACCAGCGCGCCGACTACGCGGCCGCGATCGACCGCGTCCGCCGCGTCGACGCCGTTGGCCGCGACCTCGTCCTCTGGGGCGCGTCGCTGTCGGCGGCGCACGTCCTCACGCTCGCCGCGGAGCGCCGCGATGTCGACGCCGCGATCGGCGCCGTCCCGATGCTCGACGGCCGGGCGATCGCCCGGCGTCGCGGTGCCAAGTACCTCGCGCGCTCCGGAGCGGCCGGGCTCCGCGATCTGATCGGGCATCGGTTCGGTCGGGGGCGGACCGTCCCGATCGTCGGCGGCACCGAGGAGCTCGCGGCGATCACGGAGCCGGGGACGAAGCGGAAGTACCTCGATCTGGTCGACCGCGACTCGACGTGGCGTAACGAGACGCCGGCGCGGTCGCTGCTGCGCGTCGCGAACTACCGGCCGGTCGGACGGATCGACGAGATCCGGGCGCCGACGCTTCTGTTGGCGGGGACCGACGACGCCATCGTCGACAGCGAGGCGGTCGTGGACGCCGGCGAACGGCTCTCGCGCGGGACCGTCGTCACCATGCCCGCGGACCATTTCTCCCCGTTCGGCGAGGACTTCGAGCCGGCGGTGGGGCATCAGCTCTCGTTCTTGCGGGACGCCCTCGACCGGTAG
- a CDS encoding DUF4013 domain-containing protein, with product MLRGASSALSRSADAVGVLVVGGLLTLLTWVITPVWVGSVVAFPPLVILAPLALAPAFVRRGYLVRVVAGAGATGNRDGAPPFVAWNELYRDGLKSALLSALLLAPLALLFAGVALAGVAVGTGSVDLAPAVGLVERALGGSGVPAVVAAGAGLLTVVTAGYLLAFAYVRPAALAAFAASGRLRDALRPGRVAAVAGAGTYATAWAVAVATLGAGYALAAPFVPLVVGVAFVFVVRVIAHALYGRGTAETIEFGGAEPTASTDLGASPATGKRVHGSPSDRSEPALGRSESPPGRSGPAPDRLDGGFRRSPREPPATVQTGRTVPFDPGDTGDAGGFEWNAERDLDGDDEVDADPADRDVDGGFQWGVGVDPEDKS from the coding sequence ATGCTCCGGGGTGCGTCGTCGGCGCTGTCGCGATCCGCCGACGCCGTCGGCGTCCTCGTCGTCGGCGGCCTCCTGACCCTGCTGACGTGGGTGATCACGCCGGTCTGGGTCGGCAGCGTCGTCGCGTTCCCCCCGCTCGTCATCCTCGCGCCGCTCGCGCTCGCGCCGGCGTTCGTCCGTCGCGGGTACCTCGTCCGCGTCGTCGCCGGCGCGGGCGCGACCGGGAACCGCGACGGCGCGCCCCCCTTCGTCGCGTGGAACGAGCTGTACCGCGACGGGCTCAAGTCGGCCCTGCTGAGCGCGCTGCTCCTCGCGCCGCTGGCGCTGCTGTTCGCGGGCGTCGCCCTCGCGGGCGTCGCCGTCGGAACCGGCTCCGTCGACCTCGCTCCCGCGGTCGGACTCGTCGAGCGCGCGCTCGGAGGGAGCGGCGTCCCCGCCGTCGTCGCCGCCGGGGCCGGGCTCCTGACCGTCGTCACCGCGGGGTACCTCCTCGCGTTCGCGTACGTCCGGCCGGCCGCGCTGGCCGCGTTCGCCGCGTCCGGCCGGCTCCGCGACGCCCTCCGACCGGGGCGGGTCGCCGCCGTCGCCGGGGCGGGTACGTACGCGACCGCGTGGGCCGTCGCGGTCGCGACGCTCGGTGCGGGGTACGCGCTCGCCGCGCCGTTCGTCCCGCTCGTCGTCGGCGTCGCGTTCGTCTTCGTCGTCCGGGTCATCGCGCACGCCCTCTACGGCCGCGGCACCGCGGAAACGATCGAGTTCGGCGGCGCGGAGCCGACCGCGTCGACCGACCTCGGGGCGTCGCCGGCGACGGGAAAGCGGGTCCACGGCTCGCCTTCGGACCGGTCCGAACCGGCTCTGGGTCGATCCGAGTCACCCCCGGGTCGGTCCGGGCCGGCTCCGGACCGCCTCGACGGCGGGTTCCGGCGCTCGCCGCGTGAGCCGCCAGCGACGGTACAGACCGGCCGGACGGTTCCGTTCGATCCCGGGGACACCGGCGACGCGGGCGGCTTCGAGTGGAACGCAGAACGCGACCTCGACGGCGACGACGAGGTCGACGCCGACCCCGCCGACCGCGATGTCGACGGCGGCTTCCAGTGGGGCGTCGGCGTCGACCCGGAAGACAAGAGTTGA
- a CDS encoding mRNA surveillance protein pelota: MRISDRGYGEEGRERLTLVPENVDDLWHLAHVLEPGDLVEGDTTRRIQRNDDQMRDTGGQREHLFVTLEVDDVEFARFANRLRVSGVIVGCSREDQLNAHHTLNVEEHDEITVEKHFKPDQTERLEEATEAAENPDVAIATVEEGAAYVHTVQQYGTEEYASFTKPTGKGEYSRPREELFAELGEALAHLDADAVILAGPGFTKQDARDYIEEEYRDLPDRITTVDTSAAGDRGVHEVLKRGAVDEVQKETRISKEANLIDELTENIAQGAKATYGPEDVAEAAEFGAIETLLVVDDRLRTERQQEGDWSIDVNEVIESVERQGGDVVVFSSEFAPGEQLSNLGGIAAILRYRLE, encoded by the coding sequence ATGCGCATCTCCGACCGGGGCTACGGCGAGGAGGGCCGGGAGCGGCTCACCCTCGTCCCCGAGAACGTCGACGACCTCTGGCACCTCGCGCACGTCCTCGAACCCGGGGACCTCGTCGAGGGCGACACCACCCGCCGGATCCAGCGGAACGACGATCAGATGCGGGACACCGGCGGCCAGCGCGAGCACCTGTTCGTCACGCTGGAGGTCGACGACGTGGAGTTCGCCCGGTTCGCCAACCGGCTCCGCGTCTCGGGCGTGATCGTCGGCTGCTCCCGCGAGGACCAGCTCAACGCCCACCACACGCTCAACGTCGAGGAGCACGACGAGATCACGGTCGAGAAGCACTTCAAACCGGACCAGACGGAGCGGCTGGAGGAGGCGACGGAGGCCGCCGAGAACCCCGACGTCGCCATCGCGACCGTCGAGGAGGGCGCCGCCTACGTCCACACGGTCCAGCAGTACGGCACCGAGGAGTACGCCTCGTTCACGAAGCCGACCGGGAAGGGCGAGTACTCCCGCCCCCGCGAGGAGCTGTTCGCCGAGCTCGGCGAGGCGCTGGCGCACCTCGACGCCGACGCCGTGATCCTCGCCGGCCCGGGGTTCACGAAGCAAGACGCGCGCGACTACATCGAGGAGGAGTACCGCGACCTCCCCGACCGGATCACCACTGTCGACACCTCGGCCGCGGGCGACCGGGGGGTCCACGAGGTCCTGAAGCGCGGCGCGGTCGACGAGGTGCAAAAGGAGACGCGGATCTCGAAGGAGGCGAACCTGATCGACGAGCTGACCGAGAACATCGCGCAGGGCGCGAAGGCGACGTACGGCCCCGAGGACGTGGCCGAGGCCGCCGAGTTCGGCGCGATCGAGACCCTGCTGGTGGTCGACGACCGGCTCCGCACGGAGCGACAGCAAGAGGGCGACTGGTCGATCGACGTCAACGAGGTGATCGAGTCGGTCGAGCGGCAGGGCGGCGACGTGGTCGTCTTCTCCTCGGAGTTCGCGCCCGGCGAGCAGCTCTCGAACCTCGGCGGGATCGCCGCGATCCTGCGCTATCGGCTGGAGTAG
- a CDS encoding DUF3054 domain-containing protein — MADSSFLSNRLDRAAAPLLVGDLLALIVMLTIGTLNHTSVEFLTANPLYLPGVYAPFLIAWALIAPVVGAYSAGAAETAKSSVPLAIRSWIPAAVVGLGLRAFVFRGGAELSFAVVMLVAGSAFLGGWRALYFRLR, encoded by the coding sequence ATGGCCGACTCGTCGTTCCTCTCGAATCGCCTCGACCGCGCCGCCGCGCCGCTCCTGGTCGGCGACCTGCTCGCGCTGATCGTCATGCTGACTATCGGGACGCTGAACCACACCTCGGTCGAGTTCCTCACGGCGAACCCGCTGTACCTGCCCGGCGTCTACGCGCCGTTCCTGATCGCCTGGGCCCTGATCGCGCCGGTCGTCGGCGCGTACTCCGCCGGCGCCGCGGAGACGGCGAAGTCGTCGGTGCCGCTGGCGATCCGGTCGTGGATCCCGGCGGCCGTCGTCGGACTCGGGCTCCGCGCGTTCGTCTTCCGCGGCGGCGCCGAACTGAGCTTCGCCGTCGTCATGCTCGTGGCGGGGTCGGCGTTCCTCGGCGGCTGGCGCGCCCTGTACTTCAGGCTCCGATAA
- a CDS encoding DUF5821 family protein produces MVSNLLETDVENVLDTAFAGADEELLVVDPSAETIVSLVEAATGRDDLPTLSMLADERTLKDVTDDFLVASKAADLVADGSLGLRVLSTEVDNALFVSPSRVVVLVSAGEHVAALSTEEDDFVDEVFATHRDAFESAEEYGLRTPALSRVRETMAAEIGEAARDDFDAVLASMESADAALDEVTVSLLVAAKNDVLLYDISKWGEDVGIASKATFSRTKTRLEDLGIIDTEKVPIDVGRPRLRLKLGDDRLHGVDAEELAGVASELMD; encoded by the coding sequence ATGGTATCGAATTTACTGGAGACGGACGTCGAGAACGTCCTCGATACGGCGTTCGCCGGCGCCGACGAGGAGCTCCTCGTCGTCGACCCGTCCGCGGAGACGATCGTATCGCTCGTCGAGGCGGCAACCGGCCGCGACGACCTGCCGACGCTGTCGATGCTGGCGGACGAACGCACGCTGAAGGACGTGACAGACGACTTCCTCGTCGCGTCGAAGGCGGCCGACCTCGTCGCCGACGGGTCGCTCGGGCTCCGCGTGCTCTCGACCGAGGTGGACAACGCGCTGTTCGTCTCTCCCTCGCGGGTCGTCGTTCTCGTGAGCGCGGGCGAGCACGTCGCCGCGCTCTCGACCGAGGAGGACGACTTCGTCGACGAGGTGTTCGCGACGCACCGCGACGCCTTCGAGTCGGCCGAGGAGTACGGGCTCCGGACCCCGGCGCTCAGCCGCGTCCGCGAGACGATGGCGGCCGAGATCGGCGAGGCCGCCCGCGACGACTTCGACGCCGTGCTCGCCTCGATGGAGTCGGCGGACGCCGCGCTCGACGAGGTGACCGTCTCGCTGCTCGTCGCCGCGAAGAACGACGTGCTCCTCTACGACATCTCGAAGTGGGGCGAGGACGTCGGGATCGCCTCGAAGGCGACGTTCTCCCGGACGAAAACCCGGCTGGAGGATCTCGGAATCATCGACACGGAGAAGGTCCCGATCGACGTCGGTCGCCCCCGGCTCCGGCTCAAGCTCGGTGACGACCGGCTCCACGGCGTCGACGCCGAGGAGCTCGCCGGTGTCGCGAGCGAGCTGATGGATTGA
- a CDS encoding thiamine-binding protein, protein MTTVALLSVAPAIEGSMAGEVAKAVAALDEFDVSYETNPMGTVIEADDAETVFAAAAAAHAAVDGDRVSTVLKIDDKRAAATTADRKVEAVEEELGREAKRER, encoded by the coding sequence ATGACCACAGTCGCGCTGCTGAGCGTCGCACCGGCGATCGAGGGGAGCATGGCCGGGGAGGTCGCGAAGGCCGTCGCCGCGCTCGACGAGTTCGACGTGAGCTACGAGACGAACCCGATGGGCACCGTGATCGAGGCCGACGACGCCGAGACGGTGTTCGCCGCCGCCGCGGCCGCCCACGCCGCCGTCGACGGCGACCGGGTCTCGACGGTGCTGAAGATCGACGACAAGCGGGCCGCGGCGACGACCGCCGACCGAAAGGTGGAGGCCGTCGAGGAGGAGCTCGGGCGGGAGGCGAAGCGGGAGCGCTGA
- the glyA gene encoding serine hydroxymethyltransferase: protein MDNEHVREVDPAVADALAGERDRQEQTLAMIASENHVSEAVLEAQGSVLTNKYAEGYPGARYYAGCEYADEVEELAIERAKELWGAEHVNVQPHSGTQANQAVYYAVLEPGDKILSLDLTHGGHLSHGHPANFTGQIYEVEQYEVDPETGYIDYEGLRETAEEFEPDIIVSGYSAYPRTVDWEAIQAAADAVDAYHLADIAHITGLVAAGVHPSPVGVADFVTGSTHKTIRAGRGGIVLCDEEYADDIDKAVFPGGQGGPLMHNVAGKAVGFKEALEPEFEAYAQQVVDNAEVLAETLQGHGLSLVSGGTDNHLVLADLRDSHPDLPGGDAEDALAAANIVLNGNTVPGETRSPFNPSGIRAGTAGLTTRGFDEAAIEEVGDLIYRVVDDVDSDEVIYEVGERVVELCEAHPLYE, encoded by the coding sequence ATGGACAACGAGCACGTCCGGGAGGTCGACCCGGCGGTCGCCGACGCGCTGGCCGGCGAGCGCGACAGACAGGAGCAGACGCTCGCGATGATCGCCAGCGAGAACCACGTTAGCGAGGCGGTGCTGGAGGCGCAGGGGAGCGTCCTCACGAACAAGTACGCGGAGGGGTACCCGGGCGCGCGGTACTACGCGGGCTGCGAGTACGCCGACGAGGTCGAGGAGCTCGCGATCGAGCGCGCCAAGGAGCTGTGGGGCGCCGAACACGTCAACGTCCAGCCGCACTCCGGGACGCAGGCGAACCAGGCGGTGTACTACGCGGTGTTGGAGCCCGGCGACAAGATCCTCTCGCTGGACCTGACCCACGGCGGCCACCTCTCGCACGGCCACCCCGCGAACTTCACCGGGCAGATCTACGAGGTCGAGCAGTACGAGGTCGACCCCGAGACGGGGTACATCGACTACGAGGGCCTCCGCGAGACGGCCGAGGAGTTCGAGCCGGACATCATCGTCTCCGGCTACTCCGCGTACCCGCGGACCGTCGACTGGGAGGCGATCCAGGCCGCCGCCGACGCGGTCGACGCCTACCACCTCGCCGACATCGCCCACATCACCGGGCTCGTCGCGGCGGGCGTCCACCCGTCGCCGGTCGGCGTCGCCGACTTCGTCACCGGCTCGACCCACAAGACGATCCGCGCCGGGCGCGGCGGGATCGTACTGTGCGACGAGGAGTACGCCGACGACATCGACAAGGCGGTGTTCCCCGGCGGGCAGGGCGGCCCCCTCATGCACAACGTCGCCGGCAAGGCGGTGGGGTTCAAGGAGGCGCTCGAGCCCGAGTTCGAGGCGTACGCGCAGCAGGTCGTCGACAACGCCGAGGTCCTCGCCGAGACGCTTCAGGGGCACGGGCTCTCCCTGGTCTCCGGCGGCACCGACAACCACCTCGTGTTGGCCGACCTCCGCGACTCGCACCCGGACCTGCCGGGCGGCGACGCGGAGGACGCGCTCGCGGCCGCGAACATCGTGCTCAACGGGAACACCGTGCCGGGCGAGACGCGGTCGCCGTTCAATCCCTCGGGGATCCGCGCAGGGACGGCCGGGCTCACGACCCGCGGGTTCGACGAGGCGGCGATCGAGGAGGTCGGCGATCTCATCTACCGCGTCGTCGACGACGTCGACAGCGACGAGGTCATCTACGAGGTCGGCGAGCGCGTCGTCGAGCTCTGCGAGGCGCACCCGCTGTACGAGTAG